In the genome of Photobacterium sp. TLY01, one region contains:
- the glpD gene encoding glycerol-3-phosphate dehydrogenase, which translates to MTAANEILDIIVVGGGINGAGIAADAAGRGLKVALFEADDFASATSSASSKLIHGGLRYLEHYEFRLVGEALAEREVLLRKIPHIARPMRFRLPHRPHLRPAWMIRAGLFLYDHLGKRTTLPASEGLRFGADSALVPEITRGFEYSDCWVDDARLVILNAMETAARGGEVRNRCRVEKAERDGELWQVTVLDCQTGERFIRRSHALVNAAGPWVKTFFDTSLDTPSPRNIRLIKGSHIVVPRVHDEPQAYILQNEDNRIVFVIPYLDRFSIVGTTDVEYHGDPRKVAIDEDEIRYLLKVYNDHFKHKLQRQDVVWTYSGVRPLCDDESDSPQAVTRDYTLELEQEGSQPPLLSVFGGKLTTYRKLAESALRKLAPFFPNMGPAWTAQACLPGGETGFDRERLSADLRTRFSWMSEFSADRMATNYGIMSWQILEGVSSEAEMGLHFGEGLYARELDYLMSREFVVSADDALWRRSKLGLYLSAEQQQAVADYIASQHGKAHAAA; encoded by the coding sequence ATGACAGCAGCAAATGAGATTCTGGATATTATCGTCGTAGGGGGTGGCATTAACGGTGCGGGTATTGCCGCTGATGCTGCTGGTCGCGGACTGAAAGTGGCGTTGTTTGAGGCTGATGACTTTGCATCAGCCACCTCGTCTGCCAGTTCAAAACTGATCCACGGGGGTCTGCGCTATCTTGAGCATTACGAGTTTCGCCTGGTTGGCGAAGCCCTGGCAGAGCGGGAAGTCCTGCTGCGCAAAATCCCCCATATTGCCCGGCCGATGCGTTTTCGCCTGCCGCACCGGCCGCACCTGCGTCCAGCCTGGATGATTCGGGCAGGCTTGTTTTTGTATGATCACTTAGGAAAGCGTACCACGCTGCCCGCCAGTGAAGGATTACGCTTTGGCGCCGATTCTGCGCTGGTGCCTGAAATTACCCGCGGCTTTGAATATTCAGACTGCTGGGTCGATGATGCCCGTCTGGTGATCTTAAATGCGATGGAAACCGCGGCCCGTGGCGGTGAAGTGCGGAACCGCTGCCGGGTCGAAAAGGCCGAGCGTGACGGCGAGCTGTGGCAAGTGACTGTGCTGGACTGTCAGACCGGCGAGCGTTTCATTCGTCGCTCACATGCGCTGGTCAACGCAGCCGGCCCTTGGGTGAAAACCTTTTTTGACACCAGTCTGGATACCCCGTCGCCGCGCAATATTCGCCTGATCAAAGGCTCGCACATCGTGGTCCCCCGCGTGCACGACGAACCGCAGGCCTACATACTGCAAAACGAAGATAACCGCATCGTCTTCGTGATTCCGTACCTGGATCGATTCTCCATTGTCGGTACCACGGATGTGGAATACCACGGTGATCCGCGCAAGGTCGCGATTGATGAAGATGAAATCCGCTACCTGCTCAAAGTGTACAACGATCACTTTAAGCACAAACTGCAACGCCAGGATGTGGTCTGGACTTACTCCGGCGTCCGTCCGTTGTGTGATGATGAGTCAGACTCACCGCAAGCCGTGACCCGTGATTACACCCTGGAGCTGGAACAGGAAGGCTCGCAGCCGCCCTTGCTGTCTGTGTTTGGCGGCAAGCTGACGACTTATCGCAAGCTGGCCGAATCGGCACTGCGCAAGCTGGCGCCTTTTTTCCCGAATATGGGACCGGCCTGGACGGCACAAGCCTGCCTGCCGGGCGGAGAAACCGGTTTTGACCGTGAGCGCCTCAGTGCGGATCTACGCACCCGGTTTAGCTGGATGAGCGAGTTTAGCGCCGATCGCATGGCAACGAATTACGGCATCATGAGCTGGCAGATCCTGGAAGGTGTCAGCAGTGAAGCGGAGATGGGGCTGCATTTCGGCGAAGGTCTCTACGCCAGAGAACTTGATTACCTGATGAGCCGTGAGTTTGTGGTCAGCGCAGACGATGCGCTGTGGCGGCGCAGCAAACTGGGGTTGTATCTGAGCGCTGAGCAGCAACAGGCGGTGGCAGACTATATTGCCTCGCAACATGGTAAGGCGCACGCTGCAGCCTGA
- the ubiA gene encoding 4-hydroxybenzoate octaprenyltransferase, protein MTKARAYWQLARMDRPIGSLLLMWPTLWALFLAADGMPEIKVLLVFVLGVFSMRAAGCVINDYADRHFDGHVKRTAQRPLPSGLISEREALGFFAVLSLVSFALVLTMNTLTIQLSVVGLLLAAAYPFMKRYTHLPQLVLGMAFGWAIPMAYAAQSGGLPPVAWLLFIANILWTIAYDTQYAMVDRDDDLKIGIKSTAILFGRNDKRMIGLLQLGTLGLLILVGMQTGLSQVYYWSLLGAAALFVYQQMLIRGREREPCFKAFLNNNYVGMLVWLGMAAGLMF, encoded by the coding sequence ATGACCAAGGCCAGGGCGTACTGGCAGCTAGCGCGGATGGATCGCCCGATTGGCAGTTTGTTATTGATGTGGCCGACCTTATGGGCATTATTTCTGGCCGCAGACGGCATGCCGGAGATCAAGGTGCTGCTGGTGTTCGTGCTCGGCGTTTTTTCGATGCGCGCAGCAGGCTGTGTCATCAATGATTACGCCGACCGGCATTTTGACGGCCATGTGAAGCGCACCGCCCAGCGTCCGCTGCCATCAGGTTTGATCAGTGAACGTGAAGCCCTGGGCTTTTTTGCTGTGTTGTCACTGGTGTCTTTTGCGTTGGTGCTGACCATGAATACACTGACGATTCAGCTGTCTGTCGTCGGCCTGCTGCTGGCGGCTGCTTATCCGTTTATGAAGCGCTATACCCACCTGCCGCAGCTGGTGCTGGGCATGGCCTTTGGCTGGGCCATTCCTATGGCGTATGCCGCGCAGTCTGGCGGTTTACCGCCTGTAGCTTGGCTGCTGTTTATCGCCAACATCCTCTGGACGATTGCCTATGATACCCAGTACGCCATGGTCGACAGGGATGATGATCTGAAAATCGGCATCAAATCCACCGCCATTCTGTTTGGCCGCAATGACAAGCGCATGATTGGCCTGTTGCAGCTGGGCACCTTAGGGCTCTTGATTCTGGTGGGCATGCAGACGGGACTCTCTCAGGTGTACTACTGGAGCCTGCTGGGTGCGGCAGCGCTGTTTGTCTACCAGCAGATGCTGATTCGCGGCAGGGAGCGTGAACCTTGTTTTAAGGCCTTTCTCAACAACAACTATGTCGGCATGCTGGTGTGGCTGGGGATGGCTGCTGGTTTAATGTTCTGA
- a CDS encoding DeoR/GlpR family transcriptional regulator, with protein MKQSKRHQEIIDLVKTQGYVSTDDLVARFNVSPQTIRRDLNELAEENKIRRHHGGATVPSSSVNTSYTTRKVMQLAEKDRIAQAMVKHIPDGATLFIDIGTTPEAVARALLDHSDLRIVTNNLNVAGILTGKDDFRVILAGGEVRNRDGGIVGEATLDFISQFRLDFGIIGISGIDLDGSLLDFDYHEVRVKQAIIENSRCVMLGVDHTKFGRNAMVNLGDISQIDMLFTNKTPPEPLAKRMAELETHLEIILD; from the coding sequence GTGAAGCAAAGCAAACGTCATCAGGAGATCATCGATCTCGTGAAAACTCAGGGCTATGTCAGTACCGATGACCTGGTTGCCCGTTTTAACGTCAGCCCGCAAACGATCCGCAGGGATCTCAATGAGCTGGCTGAAGAGAATAAGATCCGGCGCCATCACGGCGGGGCGACTGTACCGTCCAGTTCGGTCAACACCTCATACACCACTCGTAAAGTAATGCAGCTGGCTGAGAAAGACCGCATCGCGCAGGCGATGGTCAAGCATATCCCCGACGGCGCCACGCTGTTTATTGATATAGGCACCACACCGGAAGCGGTTGCGCGTGCCTTGCTGGACCATTCAGATTTGCGGATCGTGACCAATAACCTGAACGTGGCCGGTATTCTGACCGGTAAAGATGATTTCCGGGTGATTCTGGCCGGTGGTGAAGTGCGTAATCGTGACGGCGGCATCGTGGGGGAGGCGACTCTGGATTTCATCTCCCAGTTCCGTCTGGACTTTGGCATCATCGGGATCAGCGGCATTGATCTCGATGGCTCCCTGCTCGATTTCGATTATCACGAAGTGCGGGTCAAACAAGCCATTATTGAAAATAGCCGCTGTGTCATGCTGGGCGTCGATCACACAAAATTCGGCCGCAACGCCATGGTGAATCTGGGCGATATCAGCCAGATTGACATGTTGTTCACCAATAAAACGCCACCAGAGCCGCTGGCCAAGCGAATGGCGGAGCTGGAGACACACCTCGAAATTATTCTCGACTGA
- a CDS encoding flagellar basal body-associated protein FliL — MKSLLLTLAIVLITLTQPALAQSVSAKTPEYSYFTLTPDITTNYITQGKKLGYLRLQVDLMVSDPDYIPLVEHHAPLIRDAIIQIIGEQPEVKIKSLAGREAIRQQCLDKVNDLLIAETNQKLLTELLFTKYLYQ, encoded by the coding sequence ATGAAATCTCTACTCCTGACATTGGCAATCGTGCTGATTACCCTGACTCAGCCTGCGCTGGCACAATCTGTGTCGGCAAAAACCCCTGAATATAGTTATTTCACCCTGACGCCAGATATCACGACCAACTATATCACCCAAGGCAAAAAGCTGGGTTATCTGCGCCTGCAAGTCGATCTCATGGTCTCCGACCCGGACTATATCCCTCTGGTGGAGCACCATGCGCCGCTGATCCGTGATGCCATTATCCAGATTATTGGTGAACAGCCGGAAGTAAAAATCAAATCTCTGGCCGGTCGCGAAGCCATACGTCAGCAGTGCCTGGACAAAGTCAATGACCTCTTAATTGCTGAAACCAATCAGAAACTGTTAACTGAACTGCTGTTTACCAAATATCTGTACCAGTAA
- the glpE gene encoding thiosulfate sulfurtransferase GlpE, with protein MEQFEHISVEQAYALLQESDTKAVLVDIRDPQSHALAHPESAFHLTNDSMVSFMEDVDFEQPVIVMCYHGISSQGAAQYLINQGYETVYSMDGGFEAWRRQAYPCVEQ; from the coding sequence ATGGAGCAGTTTGAACATATTTCTGTTGAGCAAGCGTACGCATTATTACAAGAGTCCGACACCAAGGCAGTACTGGTCGATATCCGTGATCCTCAGTCACATGCGTTAGCCCATCCGGAATCCGCTTTCCATCTGACCAATGATTCTATGGTCAGTTTCATGGAGGATGTGGACTTCGAGCAGCCGGTGATCGTGATGTGCTACCATGGGATCAGCTCTCAGGGCGCTGCCCAGTATCTGATTAATCAGGGGTATGAAACCGTGTACAGCATGGACGGTGGCTTTGAAGCCTGGCGTCGTCAGGCCTATCCGTGCGTTGAGCAGTAA
- the rpoH gene encoding RNA polymerase sigma factor RpoH has protein sequence MTKEMTSLALVSADSLEGYIRSVNSHPMLTAEQERELAERLHYDGDIEAARSLVLSHLRFVVHVARGYTGYGLPMADLVQEGNIGLMKAVKRFNPEVGVRLVSFAVHWIKAEIHEYVLRNWRIVKVATTKAQRKLFFNLRKAKKRLGWFNNDEVEMVAEQLGVETSEVREMESRLAAQDATFDMPADDDERDNSYTAPVYYLEDKSSDVALSYEENNWEDHANNRLSLALANLDDRSQHIVRSRWLEDDKSTLQDLADHYGVSAERIRQLEKNAMRKLKEAVGDAL, from the coding sequence ATGACAAAAGAGATGACTTCATTAGCTTTAGTTTCTGCTGATAGCCTGGAAGGCTATATCCGGTCTGTGAACAGCCATCCGATGCTGACAGCCGAGCAGGAGCGGGAGTTAGCTGAGCGTCTGCATTATGACGGTGATATTGAGGCTGCACGCAGTCTGGTATTGTCGCACCTGCGCTTTGTAGTCCATGTTGCCCGCGGCTATACAGGTTATGGCCTGCCAATGGCTGATCTGGTTCAGGAAGGCAATATTGGTCTGATGAAAGCGGTTAAACGCTTTAACCCGGAAGTGGGTGTCAGACTGGTGTCTTTTGCGGTTCATTGGATCAAGGCTGAGATTCATGAGTATGTGCTGCGTAACTGGCGTATCGTGAAAGTCGCGACCACCAAGGCCCAGCGTAAACTGTTCTTCAACCTGCGTAAGGCGAAAAAGCGTCTGGGCTGGTTTAATAATGATGAAGTCGAGATGGTCGCCGAACAACTGGGCGTGGAAACCAGTGAAGTGCGCGAGATGGAATCCCGTCTTGCCGCGCAGGATGCCACGTTCGATATGCCGGCTGATGATGACGAGCGGGATAACAGCTACACAGCGCCTGTGTATTATCTGGAAGACAAGTCGTCTGACGTCGCGCTCAGTTATGAAGAGAATAACTGGGAAGATCATGCCAACAATCGTCTGTCACTGGCACTGGCGAACTTAGATGATCGCAGTCAGCACATCGTCCGTTCGCGCTGGCTGGAGGACGACAAGTCCACCCTGCAGGATCTGGCAGATCATTATGGCGTCTCTGCTGAGCGAATTCGCCAGCTGGAGAAAAACGCGATGCGCAAATTGAAAGAAGCCGTCGGTGACGCGCTGTAA
- the glpG gene encoding rhomboid family intramembrane serine protease GlpG encodes MQRIAVLDNPRMAQAFIDYMASRGIELTLAAEPGGQFAIWLSDPTHQVETEAEWQQFVRQPDDQKYQAASWQVVNRRKQPSFRYDSPSMIDLVKSGAGPVCLLVMVLAIGIYGGWLLGWQAPLFYWLHFPTMQGDSWEVWRYVSHSLIHFSALHVIFNCLWWWVLGGRLEQHSGSGKLLEVFIISSLVSGLAQFWFHGPNFGGLSGVVYALLGYLWWLGWLVPSRGLTIPNGYVVFMLVWLVLGFVGVMGFEVANMAHLFGLISGCLLAFVDAHLRQPADSAQ; translated from the coding sequence ATGCAGCGTATCGCCGTACTCGATAACCCCCGAATGGCACAGGCCTTCATCGATTATATGGCCTCTCGCGGTATTGAACTGACCCTGGCCGCAGAGCCCGGCGGCCAGTTTGCCATTTGGTTGTCCGATCCCACACATCAGGTTGAAACTGAGGCCGAGTGGCAGCAGTTTGTCCGCCAACCGGACGATCAGAAATACCAGGCTGCCTCCTGGCAAGTGGTCAACCGCCGCAAACAGCCTTCGTTTCGCTACGACAGTCCCAGTATGATCGACCTGGTGAAATCCGGTGCCGGACCTGTCTGTCTGCTGGTGATGGTGCTGGCGATCGGCATTTACGGCGGCTGGCTGCTGGGCTGGCAAGCGCCACTGTTTTACTGGCTGCATTTTCCGACCATGCAGGGCGACAGCTGGGAAGTCTGGCGCTATGTGTCTCACAGTCTGATCCATTTCTCCGCCCTGCATGTGATTTTCAATTGCCTGTGGTGGTGGGTGCTGGGCGGACGGCTCGAACAGCACAGCGGCAGTGGTAAGTTACTGGAAGTCTTCATCATTTCCTCGCTGGTCTCCGGCCTGGCACAGTTCTGGTTCCATGGCCCCAATTTTGGCGGCTTATCCGGTGTGGTCTATGCGCTGCTGGGTTACTTGTGGTGGCTGGGCTGGCTGGTCCCATCGCGGGGCCTCACGATTCCCAATGGTTATGTCGTGTTTATGCTGGTCTGGCTGGTCTTAGGTTTCGTTGGTGTGATGGGGTTTGAAGTGGCCAATATGGCGCATCTGTTCGGGCTGATCTCAGGATGCCTGCTGGCCTTTGTCGATGCGCATCTGCGACAGCCAGCGGATTCTGCGCAGTAA
- a CDS encoding chorismate lyase: MSKFKQIYQPALDNADWQLTEKIHLNQPELQSWLQENGSLSRRFARHCHQFSVLLLGQEPIKAGSLRPDEQAMLGPVDCLERIVLLHGDGVPWVFGRTLIPLPTLTGEEQDIAQLGESPLGYRVFTDQSARRDALQLARIPFQGDELWARRSRLWVKEKPMLVAELFLAPAPVYQQQRPNVAPFSSQLSAGSGSEKAAHYEQK; the protein is encoded by the coding sequence ATGTCGAAATTCAAGCAGATATATCAACCCGCTCTGGACAATGCCGACTGGCAACTGACAGAAAAAATACACCTCAATCAGCCTGAACTGCAAAGCTGGTTACAGGAAAATGGCTCGTTGTCACGTCGTTTTGCCCGTCATTGTCATCAGTTCAGCGTGCTGCTGCTGGGGCAGGAGCCGATCAAAGCCGGCAGCTTACGGCCGGATGAACAGGCGATGCTGGGGCCAGTGGATTGTCTGGAACGTATCGTGCTCTTGCATGGGGACGGTGTGCCCTGGGTGTTTGGCCGCACGCTAATTCCGCTGCCGACTCTGACCGGGGAGGAGCAGGACATCGCCCAGTTGGGCGAGTCGCCGCTGGGCTACCGGGTGTTTACCGATCAGAGTGCCCGCCGTGATGCACTGCAACTGGCGCGAATTCCGTTCCAAGGCGATGAACTATGGGCGCGGCGTTCCCGCCTGTGGGTCAAAGAAAAACCGATGCTGGTGGCTGAGCTGTTTCTGGCCCCCGCGCCGGTATATCAGCAACAGCGCCCCAATGTCGCGCCATTCAGCAGTCAATTATCAGCGGGATCAGGCAGCGAAAAAGCTGCCCATTACGAACAAAAGTAG